The Pedobacter roseus genome contains a region encoding:
- a CDS encoding ATP-grasp domain-containing protein, producing MKKIGILFGQERSFPEAVIERINQKAEKGITAEAVKIDKIFQNVPLGYSVIIDRISQDVPFYRASLKNAAITGTAVINNPFWWSADEKFFNNALAEQIGVPVPKTALIPSREHPTGTTGESFSNLAMPLDWDAIFEYTGFPAYMKPYDGGGWRDVYKLHNKEDFFDKHSGTQQLVMLLQEEIIFEEYFRCYCIGGKHVRIMQYDPRNPHHLRYATEGKSPDPKLLKTVEEYTLKLCQYLGYDFNTVEFAVRDGVPIAIDFCNPAPDADINSVGQENFDWVVETTANYAIERAKAQKDGQDNLTWGEYIKASVGGKPLITKSAPKAAKTATVKKATATEKAPAKPKKATAKK from the coding sequence ATGAAAAAAATAGGGATTTTATTCGGACAGGAGCGTTCTTTTCCTGAAGCCGTAATCGAAAGGATCAATCAAAAAGCAGAAAAAGGCATTACCGCCGAAGCTGTTAAAATCGACAAAATATTTCAGAATGTACCGTTAGGCTATTCAGTCATCATCGACCGCATTTCGCAGGATGTGCCTTTTTACCGTGCATCTTTAAAAAATGCAGCCATTACCGGAACCGCAGTAATCAACAATCCATTTTGGTGGAGTGCCGACGAAAAATTTTTCAATAATGCACTGGCCGAACAGATTGGTGTGCCTGTACCCAAAACAGCATTAATACCTTCAAGAGAACATCCTACTGGAACCACAGGCGAATCTTTTTCTAATCTAGCCATGCCATTAGACTGGGATGCTATTTTCGAATACACAGGCTTCCCGGCTTACATGAAACCCTACGACGGTGGCGGCTGGAGAGATGTTTACAAATTACACAATAAAGAAGATTTTTTCGACAAACATAGCGGCACGCAACAATTGGTGATGCTTTTGCAGGAAGAAATCATTTTTGAAGAGTATTTCAGGTGTTATTGCATTGGGGGTAAACATGTACGCATTATGCAGTATGATCCCCGCAACCCTCACCATTTACGTTATGCAACAGAAGGAAAATCGCCTGATCCGAAACTGCTTAAAACAGTAGAAGAATACACACTTAAATTATGTCAATATTTAGGATACGACTTTAATACGGTAGAATTCGCAGTGCGCGATGGGGTGCCTATTGCAATCGATTTTTGTAACCCTGCACCAGATGCAGACATCAATAGCGTTGGTCAGGAAAATTTTGATTGGGTGGTAGAAACCACAGCCAATTATGCCATAGAAAGAGCGAAAGCACAAAAAGATGGTCAGGATAATTTAACCTGGGGCGAATACATTAAAGCCTCTGTTGGTGGCAAACCATTAATTACAAAATCAGCTCCAAAAGCGGCTAAAACGGCAACAGTAAAAAAAGCTACCGCAACAGAAAAAGCGCCTGCAAAGCCTAAAAAAGCAACAGCAAAAAAATAA
- a CDS encoding esterase family protein translates to MVKEEHKKWYSPNLSGEIDMLIFGHGGIPILLFPTSMGRYFENKDFKLIDSVEGFINEGKIKIYCPDGVDKLSWYNKSIHPAERVKNHIWYDKYLLEEVAPLARQETGHSKIITAGCSFGGYHAANFAFRHPWLVSHMFSMSGAFDISGQLDGFYNDDVYFNNPVDNLLNNSNPELHYMKIVLGTTDRDMCRPDNERLSEILNKKGIDHWLDIRQNADHDWPIWREMFPNYIAQL, encoded by the coding sequence ATGGTTAAAGAAGAACATAAGAAATGGTACAGCCCGAATTTAAGTGGCGAAATCGACATGCTCATCTTTGGTCACGGTGGTATCCCCATTCTGCTGTTCCCAACAAGCATGGGGCGATATTTCGAAAATAAGGATTTCAAGTTGATAGATTCTGTTGAAGGATTCATTAATGAGGGAAAAATTAAGATTTATTGTCCTGATGGAGTTGACAAATTGAGCTGGTACAACAAAAGTATTCATCCCGCAGAGCGGGTTAAGAACCACATCTGGTATGACAAATACCTGCTTGAAGAAGTTGCGCCTCTGGCCCGCCAGGAAACCGGACACAGTAAAATTATTACTGCTGGTTGTAGTTTTGGAGGCTATCATGCTGCAAATTTCGCTTTCAGGCACCCATGGCTGGTGAGCCACATGTTTAGCATGAGCGGCGCATTTGATATTTCTGGCCAGCTGGATGGTTTTTACAACGACGATGTTTATTTCAATAATCCTGTAGATAACCTTTTAAACAACAGCAACCCCGAACTGCATTACATGAAAATTGTGTTGGGTACAACCGACCGCGACATGTGCAGACCAGACAATGAGCGTTTATCAGAGATCCTAAACAAAAAAGGCATCGATCACTGGCTGGATATCAGACAAAATGCCGACCACGACTGGCCGATCTGGAGAGAGATGTTTCCGAATTATATTGCACAGTTATAG
- a CDS encoding alpha/beta hydrolase, whose product MMYTTILSVKVNISNFKIPSAYLKHEVEIDIYTPEGILGNEKIELLFLNDGQDIAKMDFKRILEDAHHGKRNHRLIVVAIKASDDRLMEYGVAGVPDFKGRGAKAQLYSDFVIKELLPFVKKKIAMPITGRVGFAGFSLGGLSAFDIAWNNPTAFDAIGVFSGAFWWRKKDLADGYTDADRIMHAKIENTATKADMKFWLMTGTEDEKADRNKNMIIDSIDDTIDIVKILLNKGYKRPENVFYYEKVGGKHDVPTWESVMPAFLDWAFEV is encoded by the coding sequence ATGATGTACACAACAATTTTATCGGTAAAAGTTAATATCAGCAACTTTAAAATACCATCTGCTTATTTAAAGCACGAGGTAGAAATAGATATTTACACACCTGAAGGTATTTTAGGAAATGAAAAAATAGAACTTCTATTCTTAAATGACGGACAGGATATTGCCAAGATGGACTTTAAACGGATTTTGGAAGATGCTCATCATGGCAAAAGGAACCATAGGTTAATTGTTGTGGCCATTAAAGCGTCAGATGACCGTTTAATGGAATATGGGGTAGCAGGGGTGCCCGATTTTAAAGGCCGTGGTGCTAAAGCCCAACTTTACAGCGATTTTGTAATTAAAGAATTACTGCCTTTTGTTAAAAAGAAAATTGCAATGCCCATAACCGGTAGGGTTGGTTTTGCAGGTTTCTCTTTAGGTGGTTTATCTGCTTTCGATATTGCCTGGAACAATCCCACTGCTTTTGATGCCATCGGTGTTTTTTCGGGTGCATTTTGGTGGAGAAAAAAGGATCTGGCAGATGGTTATACCGATGCCGACCGCATTATGCATGCAAAAATCGAAAATACAGCTACCAAAGCTGATATGAAATTCTGGTTGATGACCGGAACGGAAGATGAAAAGGCCGATCGGAATAAAAATATGATTATCGATTCGATCGATGATACGATTGATATTGTAAAAATCCTCTTGAATAAAGGTTATAAAAGACCCGAAAATGTTTTTTATTATGAAAAAGTGGGCGGTAAACACGATGTTCCAACCTGGGAAAGTGTAATGCCTGCCTTTTTGGATTGGGCATTTGAGGTTTAG
- a CDS encoding TIGR02117 family protein, with protein MNKRTLKYTGRFLVVFIALIGIYFLTAFCCSRITINANPTNPKEIAIYIMTNGVHTDIVVPAVTGQINWTKEISYQNTLEADSTYRYLAMGWGDKKFYLETPEFSDLKLSNGLRAISGLSTSAMHTTYYKNIVEDVNCKKIMISKVQYQLLIDYILNSFTKDESGRLISVKSNIHYDIGDAFYEANGSYSIFKTCNTWANGALKSCRQRSCLWTIFDTGIFLKYK; from the coding sequence ATGAATAAGAGGACTTTAAAATATACAGGCAGATTTTTAGTAGTTTTTATCGCATTGATTGGAATTTACTTCCTCACTGCTTTTTGCTGCTCGCGTATTACCATAAACGCCAATCCAACAAACCCAAAAGAAATTGCCATTTATATTATGACGAATGGTGTACATACCGACATTGTGGTCCCCGCGGTTACCGGCCAAATAAACTGGACAAAAGAAATCAGTTATCAAAACACCTTAGAGGCTGATAGCACTTATCGATACCTGGCTATGGGCTGGGGCGATAAAAAATTCTACCTCGAAACACCAGAATTTTCAGACTTGAAGCTTAGCAACGGCTTAAGGGCCATCTCCGGATTGAGCACTTCGGCCATGCATACCACATACTATAAAAACATTGTAGAAGATGTAAACTGTAAAAAAATAATGATCAGCAAAGTACAATACCAGTTATTGATCGATTACATTTTAAATAGTTTTACAAAAGATGAATCCGGACGTTTAATAAGCGTTAAATCAAACATTCACTACGATATTGGTGATGCTTTTTATGAAGCCAATGGAAGTTACAGCATTTTTAAAACCTGCAATACCTGGGCCAATGGTGCTTTAAAAAGTTGCAGACAACGAAGCTGCCTATGGACCATTTTTGATACCGGTATTTTTTTGAAGTATAAATAG
- a CDS encoding VOC family protein, whose translation MIFSHLSYSYLDRMIKGLFETHIYVEDLQRSIDFYSNVLGLTQCHYEEERKIAFFWIGKPQEAMLGIWEKPKNEIDIRHFAFRCDVDDIVNKSVQFLESKQLQPYNRLNSGGNEPMVFAWMPAVAIYFDDPDGHALEFIAILEGEARPELGVVSYQDWLNRNI comes from the coding sequence ATGATTTTTTCACATTTAAGTTATTCCTACCTTGACCGGATGATAAAAGGATTATTTGAAACACATATTTATGTGGAGGACTTACAAAGATCGATCGATTTTTACAGCAATGTTTTAGGTTTAACCCAATGCCACTATGAAGAAGAACGCAAAATTGCCTTTTTCTGGATCGGTAAACCGCAGGAAGCCATGTTGGGGATTTGGGAAAAGCCAAAAAATGAAATTGATATCAGGCATTTTGCTTTTCGTTGCGACGTGGATGATATAGTAAATAAATCAGTCCAGTTTCTCGAATCTAAGCAGCTTCAACCTTATAATCGTCTCAATAGTGGTGGTAACGAACCCATGGTTTTTGCCTGGATGCCCGCTGTAGCCATTTATTTTGACGATCCGGATGGGCATGCGCTCGAATTCATTGCCATTCTGGAAGGAGAAGCGAGGCCAGAGCTGGGGGTGGTTTCATATCAGGATTGGCTAAATAGAAATATTTAA
- a CDS encoding DUF4180 domain-containing protein: MKIEMHTINNINIAEVISEEIIINDAVDGLDLLGNLYYQGFDKIIIHKQNIIPDFFDLKNGIAGEILQKFSNYRVSLAIVGDFSAPSKSLKDFIYESNKGKHINFLPSTAEALQTIAG; encoded by the coding sequence ATGAAAATTGAAATGCATACCATCAATAATATCAATATTGCAGAGGTTATCTCAGAAGAAATTATTATTAATGATGCAGTAGATGGCTTAGACTTATTGGGGAACCTATATTACCAGGGTTTTGATAAAATCATCATCCACAAACAAAATATCATCCCCGATTTCTTCGACCTGAAAAACGGAATAGCAGGAGAAATTCTTCAAAAATTCTCAAATTATCGGGTAAGCCTGGCTATTGTCGGCGATTTTAGCGCACCAAGTAAAAGCCTTAAAGATTTTATTTACGAAAGTAATAAGGGCAAACATATAAATTTCCTACCATCGACAGCAGAGGCCTTGCAAACAATTGCCGGTTAA
- the typA gene encoding translational GTPase TypA yields the protein MQKIRNIAIIAHVDHGKTTLVDKILHSCSIFRDNEQTGDLILDNNDLERERGITIVSKNVSVQYKDVKINIIDTPGHADFGGEVERVLKMADGVLLLCDAFEGAMPQTRFVTQKALALGLKPIVVVNKVDKENCRPEEVYEQIFELFFNLEATEEQLDFPVIYGSSKQGWMSTDWQKPTTDIFALLDAVVANIPPAPINDGTLQMQITSLDYSSFVGRIAIGRVHRGTIKENQPVTLIKRDGKIVKTRVKELYTFEGLGKIRTTEVSSGDICAVVGIDGFDIGDTIADFEAPEQLPVISIDEPTMNMLFTINNSPFFGKEGKLVTSQRIKERLIKETEKNLALKVVETASPDAWLVYGRGILHLSVLIETMRREGYEIQVGQPQVIVKEIDGKKHEPIETLIVDVPGEVSGKVIELVTQRKGELLIMEPKGDLQHLEFEIPARGIIGLRNNVLTATAGEAIMAHRFKAYEPWKGTIPGRLNGVLVSMEKGQTTAYSIDKLQDRGRFFIDPGTDVYEGQIMGEHIRDNDLVVNVVKGKALTNMRASGTDDNTRIAPAIKFSLEEAMEYIQADEYIEVTPASMRLRKIFLTEQERKVKGKQFA from the coding sequence ATGCAAAAGATTAGAAATATAGCTATTATAGCACACGTTGACCACGGTAAAACCACGTTGGTTGATAAGATTTTACACTCTTGTTCTATTTTTCGTGACAACGAACAAACAGGAGATTTGATATTGGATAATAACGATTTAGAACGCGAGCGTGGTATCACGATTGTATCTAAAAACGTATCAGTTCAGTACAAAGACGTAAAAATTAACATTATTGACACTCCTGGTCACGCGGATTTCGGCGGTGAGGTAGAGCGTGTTTTGAAAATGGCAGATGGTGTACTTTTACTTTGCGATGCTTTTGAAGGTGCAATGCCTCAAACACGTTTCGTAACGCAAAAAGCTTTAGCCCTTGGTTTAAAACCGATTGTGGTAGTAAACAAGGTAGATAAAGAAAACTGTCGCCCGGAAGAGGTTTACGAGCAGATTTTCGAATTGTTCTTTAACCTTGAAGCAACTGAAGAGCAATTGGATTTCCCGGTAATTTACGGTTCATCTAAACAAGGATGGATGAGTACCGACTGGCAAAAACCAACTACAGATATTTTTGCTTTATTGGATGCAGTTGTGGCTAACATTCCACCAGCGCCAATTAACGATGGTACATTACAAATGCAGATCACTTCGTTAGATTATTCATCTTTCGTAGGTCGTATTGCAATCGGTCGTGTTCACCGTGGTACCATTAAAGAAAACCAACCGGTTACTTTAATCAAACGCGATGGTAAAATTGTTAAAACAAGAGTAAAAGAACTTTATACTTTCGAAGGTTTAGGGAAAATCCGTACCACAGAAGTAAGTTCGGGTGATATTTGTGCTGTAGTAGGTATTGATGGTTTTGATATTGGTGATACTATCGCTGATTTTGAAGCACCAGAACAATTACCTGTAATCAGCATTGATGAGCCAACAATGAACATGTTGTTCACAATTAACAACTCTCCATTTTTTGGTAAAGAAGGTAAATTAGTAACTTCTCAACGTATTAAAGAGCGTTTAATCAAAGAAACTGAGAAAAACCTGGCTTTGAAAGTTGTAGAAACAGCTTCTCCTGATGCCTGGTTGGTTTATGGTCGTGGTATCCTCCACTTATCTGTATTAATTGAAACGATGCGTCGTGAAGGTTATGAGATTCAGGTAGGTCAGCCTCAGGTTATCGTTAAAGAAATTGATGGAAAGAAACATGAGCCGATTGAAACTTTAATCGTTGATGTTCCGGGAGAAGTTTCTGGTAAAGTAATCGAATTGGTAACTCAACGTAAAGGTGAGTTATTGATTATGGAGCCAAAAGGCGATTTACAACACTTGGAATTCGAAATCCCTGCACGTGGTATCATTGGTTTACGTAACAACGTTTTAACGGCTACAGCAGGCGAGGCGATTATGGCTCACCGTTTCAAAGCTTACGAGCCTTGGAAAGGTACAATCCCTGGTCGTTTAAACGGTGTATTGGTTTCAATGGAAAAAGGACAAACTACAGCTTATTCAATCGATAAGTTACAAGATAGAGGTCGTTTCTTCATCGATCCGGGAACTGATGTTTATGAAGGTCAGATTATGGGTGAGCACATCCGTGATAACGATTTAGTAGTAAACGTAGTAAAAGGTAAAGCATTAACCAACATGCGTGCCTCTGGTACTGATGATAACACCCGTATTGCACCTGCAATTAAATTCTCTTTAGAAGAAGCAATGGAGTATATCCAGGCTGATGAGTACATCGAGGTTACACCTGCAAGCATGCGTTTACGTAAAATCTTCTTAACAGAACAAGAACGTAAAGTTAAAGGAAAGCAGTTCGCTTAG
- a CDS encoding Crp/Fnr family transcriptional regulator has protein sequence MQTYLQSFNILSPAEIDVFTANATTRALKRGEFFITENQVCKEVAFIKSGILRSYYTSASAEEYTYCLTFPNQFMTAYSSLITGNPTVENIQAMSNVDLLIIKKEVIDDLAASSINGLKLLKTIAEQQYLHLEKRIFMYQKDAAKQRYLELFKNYPDYIKEIPVKYLASFLAITPRHLSRLRKEII, from the coding sequence ATGCAAACTTACCTTCAGTCCTTTAATATTCTTTCACCGGCAGAAATTGATGTTTTCACTGCAAATGCTACAACAAGGGCATTAAAAAGAGGAGAATTTTTCATTACCGAGAATCAGGTTTGTAAAGAAGTAGCTTTCATAAAATCGGGTATTCTGCGTTCTTATTATACTTCTGCCAGTGCAGAAGAATATACTTATTGCCTTACCTTTCCCAATCAGTTTATGACGGCTTATTCCTCTCTGATTACCGGAAACCCAACCGTAGAGAATATCCAGGCAATGAGTAATGTAGATTTGCTGATTATCAAAAAAGAAGTGATTGATGATTTAGCTGCATCCAGTATAAATGGATTAAAGTTGCTAAAAACCATCGCTGAGCAGCAATACCTGCATTTAGAAAAACGCATTTTTATGTACCAGAAAGATGCGGCTAAACAGCGCTATCTGGAGCTCTTCAAAAATTATCCCGATTATATTAAAGAAATACCAGTAAAATATCTGGCGTCGTTTCTGGCCATTACCCCGAGGCACTTAAGCCGGCTCCGCAAAGAAATTATTTAA
- a CDS encoding NAD(P)H-dependent oxidoreductase: MKNILILNGHPNKNSLNFALAEAYYKGAMEAGATVSLIHIADLTFNPNLAFGYQQRMELEPDLLYSLEKIKAADHLVWVHPVWWGGMPALMKGFIDRLFLPGIAFRYRENSIWWDKLFSGKTARIITTLDQPSWYYRLFFGRPSVNQFKKSVLRFCGINPVKITYVGVVKTSTEKQRLKWVNEVFELGRRLR, encoded by the coding sequence ATGAAAAATATTTTAATCCTAAACGGGCATCCAAATAAAAACAGCCTTAATTTTGCCCTGGCAGAAGCTTATTATAAAGGAGCGATGGAGGCAGGTGCCACAGTTTCTTTAATCCACATCGCCGATTTAACTTTTAATCCCAACCTTGCTTTCGGTTACCAGCAGCGCATGGAATTGGAACCTGATTTATTATATAGTTTAGAAAAAATAAAAGCTGCTGATCATTTGGTATGGGTTCATCCGGTTTGGTGGGGAGGTATGCCTGCCTTGATGAAAGGATTTATCGACCGCTTGTTTTTACCTGGCATCGCCTTTAGGTATCGTGAAAACAGTATTTGGTGGGATAAACTCTTCAGTGGGAAAACAGCCCGGATCATTACTACTTTAGACCAGCCCTCATGGTATTACCGCCTTTTTTTCGGTCGGCCGAGCGTTAACCAGTTCAAAAAAAGTGTACTCCGGTTTTGTGGGATAAATCCGGTTAAAATCACTTATGTAGGAGTTGTTAAAACATCTACGGAAAAGCAGAGATTAAAGTGGGTTAATGAAGTATTTGAACTCGGTAGGCGCTTGAGGTAA
- a CDS encoding lysophospholipid acyltransferase family protein — protein sequence MINKGLSNVGIFLLNMLSLLPLFILYRLADAFYMLIFYVFGYRRKVVKENLVNAFPEKTATEIYAIEKRFYKFLASLFIEVIKMKSISKKELNKRVKFKNTDLVEAYLKNNESVIFCSSHYGNYEWVCMAIGLNFSGEHYPIYKPLSSESFNNWFLTMRSKFGNQMVAMRQTLRAIQASKNVATMFTFGSDQAPSKDESNYWTMFLNQESSIQLGVEKIARKTNRPVFYLKINHLKRGYYEVDCVPICLNPAETAEFEITEMHTHFLEDMIKEAPAYWLWSHRRWKYKPEQKVQKVAADQNVMDAMV from the coding sequence ATGATTAATAAAGGGTTATCCAATGTGGGTATATTTTTATTAAATATGCTCTCTCTCTTGCCGCTATTTATTTTATATAGATTGGCAGATGCTTTTTATATGTTAATTTTTTATGTTTTTGGCTACCGTAGAAAAGTGGTTAAAGAAAACCTTGTTAATGCTTTTCCAGAGAAAACCGCTACTGAAATTTATGCGATAGAAAAACGGTTCTATAAATTTTTAGCTTCACTTTTTATCGAAGTGATCAAAATGAAAAGCATCTCTAAAAAAGAGCTGAATAAAAGGGTTAAATTTAAAAATACCGATCTGGTTGAGGCTTATCTTAAAAATAACGAGAGCGTAATTTTTTGTTCTTCACATTACGGAAATTACGAATGGGTTTGTATGGCGATAGGTTTAAACTTCTCAGGCGAACATTATCCAATTTATAAACCTTTAAGCAGCGAATCCTTCAATAATTGGTTCCTAACCATGAGAAGTAAATTCGGTAACCAGATGGTGGCTATGCGCCAAACTTTACGGGCAATACAGGCGAGTAAAAATGTGGCGACCATGTTTACTTTTGGAAGCGATCAGGCGCCTTCTAAAGATGAATCGAACTACTGGACCATGTTTTTAAACCAGGAATCATCGATCCAGCTGGGTGTAGAAAAAATTGCCAGAAAAACCAATCGCCCTGTTTTTTACTTAAAAATAAATCATTTAAAAAGGGGCTATTACGAAGTAGACTGCGTGCCGATCTGTTTAAATCCCGCTGAAACTGCCGAATTTGAAATCACCGAGATGCATACACACTTTTTAGAAGATATGATCAAAGAAGCGCCTGCTTATTGGTTGTGGAGTCACCGGAGGTGGAAGTACAAACCAGAGCAGAAAGTTCAGAAGGTGGCGGCAGATCAGAATGTAATGGATGCTATGGTTTAA
- a CDS encoding lysophospholipid acyltransferase family protein yields MIKKGISHLGIFFLGVLSLFPLSVLYILADGAYLLLYFVLGYRRKVVRENLLKALPDKPLKEIILIEKRFYRYLASLIFEVLKMNSISKEEIEKRFIFKNRDQVQAYLDRGESVLICSAHYGNWEWGTLGLGLNFSADHYPIYKPLTNPIFDNWFKGVRSRFGNKLIAMRQTMRALQASKGKPSIFSFGNDQAPSKDESHYWTTFLHQSSSVQLGIEKIAKRTNQPIFYFKTNVLKRGFYEVDCVPLCLNPAETAEFEITELHTRFLEKMINEEPAYWLWSHKRWKYKPKPELLLNKNEMLKQA; encoded by the coding sequence ATGATTAAAAAGGGGATTTCCCATTTGGGAATATTTTTTTTAGGCGTATTATCTCTGTTTCCACTATCTGTTTTATACATTCTGGCCGATGGAGCTTACCTACTGCTTTATTTTGTTTTGGGCTACCGCAGGAAAGTGGTGCGGGAAAATCTGTTAAAAGCCCTTCCTGATAAGCCATTAAAAGAAATTATTCTTATCGAGAAACGTTTTTACCGCTATCTGGCTTCACTGATATTCGAGGTTTTAAAAATGAACAGTATCTCAAAAGAAGAAATAGAGAAGCGTTTTATTTTTAAAAATAGGGATCAGGTTCAGGCCTATTTAGACCGTGGCGAAAGCGTATTGATTTGTTCGGCACATTATGGCAACTGGGAGTGGGGTACTTTGGGCCTTGGCCTCAATTTTTCAGCAGATCATTACCCCATTTATAAACCTTTAACTAACCCGATATTCGATAATTGGTTTAAAGGAGTACGAAGCAGGTTCGGGAATAAACTTATTGCCATGCGGCAGACCATGCGCGCTTTGCAGGCCAGTAAAGGAAAACCGAGTATCTTTAGTTTTGGGAACGATCAGGCACCTTCTAAAGATGAATCGCATTACTGGACTACCTTTCTGCACCAATCCAGTTCAGTACAATTGGGAATTGAGAAAATTGCAAAACGTACCAATCAACCAATATTCTATTTTAAAACAAATGTATTGAAACGCGGATTTTACGAAGTGGATTGTGTGCCATTATGTTTAAACCCCGCAGAAACCGCTGAATTTGAAATCACTGAACTGCATACCCGCTTTCTGGAGAAAATGATCAACGAAGAACCCGCCTATTGGTTGTGGAGCCATAAACGGTGGAAATACAAGCCCAAACCAGAACTTCTTCTTAATAAAAATGAGATGTTAAAACAGGCTTAA
- a CDS encoding serine hydrolase domain-containing protein: MKIFKKTLLILIYSFFLLLFALLLWKPYLRRVLRYRTPGAETYKIFPQEVSHKSDSALHFIRPPKQRNDLDTLHVLDGNNHSIPLKDYLKNGQVNVFIVIRNDSILYERYDKGYSDSTLTSIFSGAKSMISIAIGKALADHSINNLDEKVTKYIPELKSNPAFAQITLKNLLDMKSGLEFQDALGGIVKAFFSDEAKYYYTDDMKAQLMKVKLVNKPGTVWVYKSIDPILLGWVLKKATGKSVAKYFEANVWKQIGTQYDATWGLDQVNGLTNTASRFQVTAIDFAKIGRLYLNKGKYHGKQVVPEDWVNQSINIGAEKPASAKGWQKSAHHYLWWIPQEGDKGDYAAEGMLGQRLYIDPKTNTIIVQFADHGAGNYPYRKISRYLSALPFSYPKGK, encoded by the coding sequence ATGAAAATCTTCAAAAAAACACTCTTAATCCTGATATATTCCTTCTTTTTATTGCTTTTTGCGCTCCTGCTCTGGAAACCATACCTCAGAAGGGTGTTAAGATATAGAACACCCGGCGCCGAAACCTATAAAATTTTTCCACAGGAAGTTTCGCATAAAAGTGATTCGGCCTTACACTTTATAAGGCCTCCAAAACAACGCAACGATCTGGATACGCTTCATGTATTAGATGGAAATAATCATTCTATTCCGTTAAAAGACTATTTAAAAAATGGACAGGTTAATGTTTTTATTGTGATCAGGAATGATAGCATTTTATATGAGCGATATGATAAGGGTTATAGCGATAGTACCTTAACGAGTATATTTTCGGGAGCTAAGAGTATGATTTCTATTGCTATCGGTAAGGCATTGGCAGATCACAGCATTAACAACTTAGATGAAAAAGTAACAAAGTATATTCCTGAATTAAAATCGAACCCTGCCTTTGCACAAATTACTTTAAAAAACCTTCTGGATATGAAATCAGGACTTGAATTTCAGGATGCTTTAGGTGGAATTGTAAAGGCATTTTTCTCAGACGAAGCCAAATATTATTATACTGATGATATGAAAGCGCAGTTGATGAAAGTTAAACTGGTAAATAAGCCGGGTACGGTTTGGGTATACAAAAGTATTGATCCGATTTTATTGGGCTGGGTTTTAAAGAAGGCAACAGGTAAATCGGTGGCGAAGTATTTTGAAGCCAATGTGTGGAAGCAGATCGGTACGCAATATGACGCCACCTGGGGATTAGATCAGGTAAACGGTTTAACCAATACCGCCAGTCGTTTCCAGGTAACCGCCATTGATTTTGCTAAAATCGGGCGTTTGTATCTGAATAAAGGAAAATATCATGGCAAGCAGGTTGTGCCTGAAGATTGGGTAAATCAATCTATAAATATTGGTGCTGAAAAACCAGCATCAGCAAAAGGCTGGCAAAAATCAGCTCATCATTACCTTTGGTGGATTCCACAGGAAGGGGATAAGGGAGATTATGCTGCTGAGGGTATGCTGGGGCAAAGATTATATATCGATCCAAAAACTAATACTATTATTGTACAGTTCGCCGATCATGGGGCAGGTAATTATCCTTATAGGAAAATCAGCAGGTATTTAAGTGCTTTGCCATTTAGTTATCCTAAGGGTAAGTAG